In the Primulina tabacum isolate GXHZ01 chromosome 15, ASM2559414v2, whole genome shotgun sequence genome, AACCGAACCGACAGAACTTTGCTACGAAAACCTAAAAAACCAAATAAAAAAATCGATTATTCCGATCAGTAACTCAATTAACcgaaattttagaatttttttaaaataaacatgttttaaataaaaagattacaatataaaaattggattaaataaatttaaaatttatttattacaaaaatatttttaaatatagtactattttgtaataaattttattagaaattgtAATATTTATATCCTTATAAACAaagatttaataatattaattttatttataaaagtttagttTGTTAAGTTaaccaaaattttatattaaaaagtGAAACCAAACCGAACCGAACTaaccttatattttaaaaaatttaaatcgaaCTTCTGAATAAATCGAATGTAGGACCAAATATgtgtcgttttaccaaaagttatagctggtggtaatggtgcaactcaaatattttaaatcgcacaGTAGCCCAAGCGtcatggttcgatcgctctacctaGTAGGGACAATTTTGTACCTCAACATCAAAccgaattttcaaattaattcatTTCGGTctattatttttgttgaaaccGATTTTGTTCACTCATATAATGTAATTGATGTTTTTCTGTTATTTGTTGATATATGCTCTTTtggtttaaaaataacttatcaGTTTTTTTTCTTCATTCTTTGAGTTACTTAACTAGAAAAATTCGATATTctcaaaattttacaacaaataattaatttcatacttattaaattttttattattataaatagaaAAATCACAAAACAAGCTCAATAATAATTGTATATAAATAATCATCAAACATTTCAACCAATTGATTATTATTCCAAAATCTATAACAATAGATTTTTAGGGTAAAATTCATATACATCATAAGACAATATTATTGCAACTTGAATAATCACAACTAAATATTCAATATAATTTTAGaatcatttaatttttatctcaaaattatataatttcaaaacatacgaCAATAAACCAACCAAAACACAGTAATGAAATATGATTTGTGGGAGTtgttttatttgtaatttttaaacatgagactaaaaaataaaaatgataaaattttactctatttttaaatatgggctgaaaaaaattaaaattttaaaatactaactttaaaaaaatagagGGGGGCTGGAGCCCATCCTAGCCCAAGGGTGGCTCCGCCCTTGGTTGCGGAAAGATACTTAACCAATACataatatgtatatggttcATATAAAGAAAAAGactttatgaaaatcttctgttGTCTAGTTAAAGTGTAGAAATTACTCGGTTTTATAATAATTCTAGTTAAAGTGTAGAAATTACTCAGTTTTATAGTAGTAGTCAACAACAAGGAAGTTATAGCTTCTCAACATTTATTATAAAGAAAATTAATTTTACTAAAGAATAGGGTATATCTTCATTGgctgaaaaaaaatattctcaaaCTCataaaatgaatttcaaattcaattaCTGGGATTGTAttgaaatttttaataaaaatttattatatgaaaaccgaaaaagaaaatattcttggctttaaaaaatttgtgaaaatatttttcaaaatccaGTTCCAAACTGATTTTTCCCTTGGTGAAAGATATTTGGTGCTTCAACAACAATTCTGCCTAGAATCTTTCAAAAACTTATGGAGCAATGGATCTCTTTCTCTCCAAGTATTGAAAAAACAGTTTTCTGAAAGTTGGAATGATATTTTGTCTATTCTTTATAGAATCTAGTATTCTATGGATCTGGAAATGGAAATTAGAACTCGATTATACTGAAAATGGAATTCCTTGTTTATACCGGATTATCCTTATAATATTCTGGGAAAAGATGTCATGAGATGATCTTGAAACAAAAAATTCTTATGGTTTCGAAACCATCCAGAATCTGGAGGAAAAAATTGCATTCTATAAACAAGAATTTTCCAAAGAACAAAAAAAAGACAAGATTCTATCAATCCTTTAAAAATTATCAATCTGAAATTTACTGAGATTTTTATTCAAAGTaaaaattgatttatttatatatcgAAGAAATATCTCTATAAAAATATAGGATGTTCAAAATCAAAATCTGATAAATAAATGACTTCAAGATCAAGTAATACTAAGTATGCCAAACTTATGCAAATACAAGATACTCAAGAACCGGATGAAGATATTCtcgaatttttaattaattatgtatttaaaaaattaaaagaatcaCTAAATATCAAATGACAAGATGGACCTACAGACCATATGAAGAAGTGACATATCACCAAGACTATGTGAAAAGTAACATACCACCACTATGTGTAAGAATTGAGTATCACCACTATGTAATTTATTGTTTCTATTTTCTTTTGGAATTCAGAATTTGAAATCCGCTTCTATTATCTAAAAATAGGTATATTTGTAACCTTAGAACGAGACGGTTGAGTTTGCTCTCCTTTCTCTCGCGTAAAATCTTCATGCCTACGTAATAAAACTCTGCTGGTATACAAAATTGTAAGTATTTATCTTTATtttggtttaaaatttttaatatttaaatattcaatttttatttttagcctAAATGataagttaaatcatttatgtTAGATCATAAGTTTACTAAAACATAGTTTAAATTACTTATGAATCAATCGAACATATTTATGCTTTTAGGTGTcggtattatttatattttctgcAAACCTATGCCGCCACGGACATCATCATCGACATCACAGCActctttaattttatttttcttgtaattcTTCGATTTCTTTAATGTTGATTTTTGGAATCTGATTTAAGGTTgggtcattttttattttttttttgtgagtaGAAACATGGGTAGTTAAGTAATAATCATTTGTTTATGCAACAGATATGAGTAATGCTCTTATCTACTTATCAAATAACACGTGTGTTGATTGATAAATTATTATCACTTCATCACTCAGTACACATATCATGTGCTGGGTGAATGAAAATACTATTGATATGGATATCATTTATCAAACCGACATTGTGATAAATTAATCCTCCTATTTTGAGGGATACATTTCCCAACCTAATCACTACATTTTCATGGACTCTTTGGTTATTGAATGACTAAATAAAATCCAGCCAAATAAGGGATAAAGCTGGATAATTTAGCAATCCAGTCTTCATCAAGGCTACCAAACACAACCTAAAGAGAGGTTTTCCCCAAAGGTGAACTTTTtcactaaatttttattttgattttaatatttgtaccaataaattcattttattttcggcaataaatatgttttatggAAATTAAAGTTTTCTTGAGAGTCCACACAATACGACATGATCAAATCGGACAAGCGtttccattttcttctctcAAAGCACTCTCTTTCCAAATTTCCGGTATCTTAAGAAGAAGAAACACGAAGAAGGATGATTGCGAGTACCAATATTATCTCTTGCAACTTCTCTACTCTGCCATTCAAACCCAATTCTTTTCTTTCAAAATCTCCAACTTATCTGAGAACCTCATCCTTTCTGTGTTCCAATTTGAAAAACAGCGAAAATATCTCCAGAATCTCTTCTTTTCTTCACAGGGAGAAGCTGCGGAAAAAGGGTCGCCTCCACACATGCCAGAGCTCATCCAACACTAAGATTCCACCGGACCCATCTCTTGTTTCTTCTTCGGAGGGGGAAGAAAATGAGAATCTTGTTGATAGAGTTGAAAATCGGGACGGTGGTAATGGAAGTGGGGAGGATAGGGATTGGACGACGTCGTTTCTGCTCTTTGCTTTCTGGGGTGGCCTAATGTACTATGTCTTCTTCCTCGCTCCTAACCAAACTCCGGTACAATTGCGTTGTTTTTGTTTCATCTTTATTTTGGGCATCAGTCTGATTCtataatattttgattttgaacaaATTTTAGGCGACGGATTCTTATTTCTTGAAAAAGCTGTTGAATTTGGAAGGCGATGATGGGTTCAAAATGAATGAAGTTTTAGTAGCTTTATGGTATATTATGGGACTGTGGCCTTTGGTTTATAGTATGCTTCTCCTTCCTACTGCTAGAAGGTACTCTATCCAAAACTTTTCTTCC is a window encoding:
- the LOC142527408 gene encoding uncharacterized protein LOC142527408 isoform X1 produces the protein MIASTNIISCNFSTLPFKPNSFLSKSPTYLRTSSFLCSNLKNSENISRISSFLHREKLRKKGRLHTCQSSSNTKIPPDPSLVSSSEGEENENLVDRVENRDGGNGSGEDRDWTTSFLLFAFWGGLMYYVFFLAPNQTPATDSYFLKKLLNLEGDDGFKMNEVLVALWYIMGLWPLVYSMLLLPTARSSSRSKIPLWPFLILSCFGGAYLLIPYFVLWRPPAPEVEESEIRRWPLNFLESKLTAGLTFTAGLAIIVYAMLSGGDVWKEFYQYFRGSKFIHITGIDFSLLSAFAPFWVYNDMTARKWDGKRSWLLPLSLIPFLGPALYLLLRPSLPVASTSLEGASVDDV
- the LOC142527408 gene encoding uncharacterized protein LOC142527408 isoform X2, encoding MIASTNIISCNFSTLPFKPNSFLSKSPTYLRTSSFLCSNLKNSENISRISSFLHREKLRKKGRLHTCQSSSNTKIPPDPSLVSSSEGEENENLVDRVENRDGGNGSGEDRDWTTSFLLFAFWGGLMYYVFFLAPNQTPATDSYFLKKLLNLEGDDGFKMNEVLVALWYIMGLWPLVYSMLLLPTARSSRSKIPLWPFLILSCFGGAYLLIPYFVLWRPPAPEVEESEIRRWPLNFLESKLTAGLTFTAGLAIIVYAMLSGGDVWKEFYQYFRGSKFIHITGIDFSLLSAFAPFWVYNDMTARKWDGKRSWLLPLSLIPFLGPALYLLLRPSLPVASTSLEGASVDDV